The following DNA comes from Teredinibacter haidensis.
CAGTGGAAACCACTTTTGAATTCATTTCGTAGGCGCGCTGCGTGGTGATCATATTGACCATTTCTTCCACAATATCGACATTGGAATTTTCCAGCATGCCCTGCTTAATTTGACCTAAACCATTCTCGCCGGGCGTGCCTGTTAAAGGGTCACCACTAGACGCAGTTTCTAAGAACAAATTTCCACCAATCGCTTGTAGTCCACCGGGATTGATAAAATCTACCGTTTGGATATTTCCCAGTATCTGCGGCGCTGGCGTTCCCGGGACAAAGGCGCTCACCGTACCGTCGGTTCCAATTGTTAGGCGATCGGCATTGGGTGGAAGCGTAATCGCTGGCTGCAGCAATAAACCACTCGCATCCACAATTTCGCCCTGCGAAGATAAATGCAATTGCCCTGCACGCGTATAAGCGATGTTTCCATCCGGCTGAAGAATTTGCAGAAAACCACGGCCATCAATGGCAATATCCAAAGGCTGTTCCGTTACCTGCAAACTGCCGTGGGTAAATTGCTTTTGCGTACCGACAACACGAACGCCCGTGCCCAACTGCAGACCGGAAGGCAACTGCGTTTCTTCCGTATTTTGCGCACCCGGCTGACGTTGAATTTGATAAAGCAAATCTTCAAAAACCGCGCGATCACGTTTAAAGCCCACCGTTGATGTATTAGCGAGGTTGTTCGCCACCGTGGTGAGTTGAGTGTCCTGGGCAGCCAGGCCGGTTTTACTAACGTAGAGTGCTGCGTGCATATCACACCTCAGAGTTTATTTATCAGCTTACGCGTAACAGACTCGCGGAAGTTTCAGAATTTTCTTTGACTGTTTGCATTATTTTTACCTGCATTTCATATTGCCGAGCGAGGCTTAAAACACTGGTAAGTTCGTTGACCGCATTCACATTGCTGGCTTCAACAAAGCCGGAAATCACGCGGACATTTGCATCTGCGGGAATTTCTTCTTCAAGGTTCAACGCAACAATCAATCCACTTTCACCACGCTTAATAGAATCTAATGGTGGATTAACCAATCGAATACGGTCTGCCTGAACAGGGGCATCAACGCCCTGCCCCAGGGGCATAACTGTTATTGCACCATCAACCGCAATTTCAATTTTCTCTGCTGCTGGGAGCGCAATAGGCCCTCCGTTGCCGAGTACCGGCAAGCCACTGCCGGTTCGCAGCATGCCAACACTATCGATAAACAGTGAACCGGCGCGGGTATACGCTTCAGTTCCATCCGGAGCCTGTACAGCAATAAAACCTTCACCTTTAATGGCAATATCCAGCTCTCGCCCTGTTTCCACTAGAGCTCCCTGAGTAAAATCAGTAGCCGGACTTTCAGCCAGTGCATAGGCGCGCGTTGGGTGGCCGTCGCCGTACAGCACCGGCATACTCCGGGCCTGGGCGAAATCGGCTTTAAAGCCTGTGGTATTGATATTGGCCAGGTTGTTGGCGTGCGCAGTTTGCGCTTGCATATTGTGTTTGGCACCGGTCATGGCGACATAAAGTGCTTTATCCATAGGATTTCACTTTGCTTCAACTAAAGGGTTTAACGTAAAAGCAACGGTATTCACTGCTGGAATTACGTCACTTTTTCCGAGTTACGCTGATTGGAGCAATAAGAGTGCCAGAAGTTTGCAATGGTCAATGTATATAGACTTGTTATTCACGCTTCTGTCGCCCAGGCCAACATAGGAATTGTCAGCTATATTTAATCTTTGATTTGGCTATAACAGGTATCTGAACTATGAGAGCGCTTTTTTTGTGTGCTATTTCCTTCGTAAAACCTTTAAGTGCTTTTCTGGCGCTTATGGCCTTTGCCGCTCAGCTAAGTGCGGCACCCATGAGGGTCGTTGACGGAAGCGATGGCATTGCTGCCTACGCCAAGGGCGTATTAAAAATCGTACTAAGTAAGCTGCCCGAAAAGTATGAATGGGATGACTCAACCCCAAGCGCTACGG
Coding sequences within:
- the flgG gene encoding flagellar basal-body rod protein FlgG codes for the protein MHAALYVSKTGLAAQDTQLTTVANNLANTSTVGFKRDRAVFEDLLYQIQRQPGAQNTEETQLPSGLQLGTGVRVVGTQKQFTHGSLQVTEQPLDIAIDGRGFLQILQPDGNIAYTRAGQLHLSSQGEIVDASGLLLQPAITLPPNADRLTIGTDGTVSAFVPGTPAPQILGNIQTVDFINPGGLQAIGGNLFLETASSGDPLTGTPGENGLGQIKQGMLENSNVDIVEEMVNMITTQRAYEMNSKVVSTADQMLQFVTQNL
- a CDS encoding flagellar basal body rod protein FlgF — protein: MDKALYVAMTGAKHNMQAQTAHANNLANINTTGFKADFAQARSMPVLYGDGHPTRAYALAESPATDFTQGALVETGRELDIAIKGEGFIAVQAPDGTEAYTRAGSLFIDSVGMLRTGSGLPVLGNGGPIALPAAEKIEIAVDGAITVMPLGQGVDAPVQADRIRLVNPPLDSIKRGESGLIVALNLEEEIPADANVRVISGFVEASNVNAVNELTSVLSLARQYEMQVKIMQTVKENSETSASLLRVS